Within Treponema primitia ZAS-1, the genomic segment TACAAGGTTATAAATACTAAACTTGGGCTCGGGGAAAAAGAAGCTATTCTTTTATATGACCAAATTCACGCAGATCGTTTGCTTGTTGAGGATAATGAGGCCCGTTTATTTGCAGAATCAAGAGGCATTCGTTGCACCGGAACTCTGGCTGTATTGATTGATGCAAAAGATGAACATCTTATTCCTGAACTCCGCTCACTTTTCGCTGAACTCCTCATAAAGGGCCGTTATTTTTCAAAGGATTTCCTCAATCAAATCCTTCATACTAAGAACGAAACCCCATTATAGAGTATTACTGCGTCAACCAAAGCATACCCTGAACCAAAATTCATGTACCAATTTTTTAGTTTCTTTCTGGTACCGCTGGTTTTATTCAAACTTGAAATTCACGGATTTTCCCATGCTTTAAGGTCATTCCGGACTGCGGCCATAAAATCCT encodes:
- a CDS encoding DUF3368 domain-containing protein, encoding MLVVADTGPLISLSVIGQLNLLDALYFNIAIPEAVWHELESYIDRLSIPDARRFQKNVIPIKEYKVINTKLGLGEKEAILLYDQIHADRLLVEDNEARLFAESRGIRCTGTLAVLIDAKDEHLIPELRSLFAELLIKGRYFSKDFLNQILHTKNETPL